In Brevibacillus brevis NBRC 100599, a single genomic region encodes these proteins:
- a CDS encoding enoyl-CoA hydratase/isomerase family protein has product MEQDHQTQLIVTKADGICTMTLNRPHVLNAMTVEMFSLLQDAIAKASTDEEVDVLLLRGAGGNFCSGADLGVLTALTDQSDADQSLTIINDFIANLHQMPKPVIAVIEGVAVGAGLNLALHADFVIATEDALLQEPFVQIGLTTDFGGTYLLPRLVGTAWAKRLALLGERITGKKAEEIGLIYRAVEASQVESELEKLVTAVRRLPKQAYAVTKEGLGRCQIEGLEYALDWEKQQQPSLIARPEFQTLVQAKVKRT; this is encoded by the coding sequence ATGGAACAGGATCATCAAACACAATTGATCGTAACAAAAGCGGATGGAATCTGCACGATGACGCTAAACAGGCCACACGTCCTCAATGCGATGACGGTTGAAATGTTTTCCCTTTTGCAGGACGCGATTGCAAAAGCTTCAACAGATGAGGAAGTCGATGTGCTTCTTTTGCGGGGAGCAGGAGGGAACTTTTGCTCCGGTGCGGATTTGGGCGTGTTGACTGCGCTGACGGATCAGAGTGATGCTGATCAATCATTGACGATCATTAATGATTTCATCGCTAATTTGCATCAAATGCCAAAGCCTGTGATTGCAGTCATCGAAGGAGTAGCGGTCGGAGCGGGACTCAATCTTGCGTTGCATGCTGATTTTGTCATTGCGACGGAAGATGCTCTGTTGCAGGAGCCCTTTGTCCAGATCGGTCTGACAACGGATTTTGGCGGGACATACCTTTTGCCGAGGCTTGTTGGTACGGCGTGGGCGAAGCGGCTCGCATTGCTGGGAGAAAGGATTACAGGGAAAAAGGCGGAGGAAATCGGCTTGATCTATCGAGCCGTTGAAGCCAGTCAAGTCGAAAGTGAGCTGGAAAAATTGGTTACTGCGGTACGTCGCCTGCCGAAACAAGCGTATGCCGTAACCAAAGAAGGGTTGGGACGCTGCCAGATAGAGGGCCTAGAATATGCCCTAGACTGGGAAAAGCAACAGCAGCC
- a CDS encoding CaiB/BaiF CoA transferase family protein, which translates to MLTGVTIVDFSRHLPGPLCTMRLADLGAEVIEVEPFHDKAHSPLTRPSHSEARETGAFYLRSHRNHKSISLNLRTNEGKALAFALARQADVVVESYRPGVMRHLGLDYDHLWEMHPAVIYCSVTGYGQSGELYQIGGHDLNVQAVSGFLSLVRDLEGKPVVADIPLSDYALGLYASEQICAALVQRTRTGRGAYLDVSSADLFSSWTGLHALFMSYSSSIGRETGRGSLLAYQVYETADGQYVALAALEEKFWLNFCRAVGRADWELCHRASVALHPEMFDDMKALFLSRTQAEWSELGSEVDCCLTAVEDWENWADNPYVANREIAYTLPYLEKKSPNQERSFAHRNRAERLSPPWHTDYTHELLKRKLNLTEEDLSRLQRQGVIPAASS; encoded by the coding sequence ATGTTGACGGGAGTGACAATAGTTGATTTTTCTCGCCATCTTCCAGGTCCGCTTTGTACGATGCGCCTGGCTGATTTGGGGGCAGAGGTCATTGAGGTGGAACCGTTTCACGACAAAGCTCACTCACCGTTAACCAGACCTTCTCATTCGGAAGCTAGAGAGACGGGAGCGTTTTACCTGCGTTCACATCGCAATCATAAAAGTATTTCCTTAAATTTGCGGACGAATGAGGGAAAAGCGCTCGCGTTTGCTCTGGCCAGACAGGCTGATGTTGTGGTGGAAAGCTATCGACCAGGTGTGATGCGACATTTGGGACTTGATTACGATCACCTGTGGGAGATGCACCCTGCGGTCATTTATTGCTCTGTGACGGGCTATGGCCAAAGCGGCGAGCTATACCAAATAGGGGGGCATGACTTGAATGTCCAGGCAGTAAGTGGATTTCTCTCACTGGTTCGCGATCTGGAAGGCAAGCCTGTCGTTGCAGATATTCCGCTTTCTGATTACGCTCTCGGGCTGTATGCCAGTGAACAAATATGTGCGGCGCTTGTGCAACGTACGCGGACAGGCCGGGGAGCTTATTTGGATGTTTCATCGGCTGACTTGTTTAGCTCTTGGACAGGGCTGCACGCACTGTTTATGTCATACAGCTCCTCCATTGGACGAGAGACCGGGAGAGGGAGTTTGCTGGCGTATCAGGTCTATGAGACAGCAGACGGTCAGTATGTCGCACTTGCTGCGTTGGAAGAGAAGTTCTGGCTCAATTTTTGCCGCGCGGTAGGAAGAGCAGACTGGGAGCTATGCCACCGGGCTAGCGTTGCTCTGCATCCAGAGATGTTTGACGATATGAAAGCACTGTTTCTGTCCAGAACCCAAGCCGAGTGGAGTGAGCTGGGTAGTGAGGTGGATTGCTGTCTGACCGCCGTTGAAGATTGGGAAAACTGGGCAGACAATCCGTACGTTGCGAACAGGGAGATAGCGTATACGCTTCCTTATTTGGAAAAGAAGTCGCCCAATCAAGAGCGGAGTTTCGCGCATCGCAATAGGGCGGAGAGGTTGTCACCCCCATGGCACACCGATTACACGCACGAGCTGCTAAAACGCAAGCTGAACCTCACAGAAGAGGATTTGAGCCGGCTGCAAAGGCAGGGGGTTATTCCTGCCGCTTCTTCATAG
- a CDS encoding DUF4870 domain-containing protein: MQFLNGKEERMWAMIVHLSAFLGFVVPFGNVLGPLIVWLIKREEGAFFYQHGKEALNFSISVMIYAAISSLLIIIFIGALLLGALFIFWAIFVIIAAVKANEGKEFRYPLTLRFIK, encoded by the coding sequence ATGCAATTCCTGAATGGGAAAGAGGAGCGAATGTGGGCGATGATCGTACATCTATCTGCCTTCCTTGGTTTTGTCGTTCCGTTCGGCAATGTATTAGGACCTTTAATCGTATGGTTGATCAAGCGTGAAGAGGGAGCCTTTTTTTATCAGCATGGAAAAGAGGCCCTGAATTTTAGCATCTCGGTAATGATTTATGCCGCCATTTCAAGTTTATTGATTATCATTTTTATCGGCGCACTATTATTGGGAGCCCTTTTTATTTTTTGGGCGATCTTCGTTATCATCGCTGCGGTGAAAGCGAATGAGGGAAAAGAATTCCGTTACCCGCTCACTCTCCGGTTTATCAAATAA
- a CDS encoding YjzC family protein, which translates to MGEHSRFREGEKSPKNAVYMEIGESGASVQDPMIIELSRGEKFPATRNKNRVWTQK; encoded by the coding sequence GTGGGAGAACACAGCCGTTTTCGTGAAGGAGAAAAGTCTCCGAAAAATGCCGTATACATGGAGATTGGTGAGTCCGGTGCAAGCGTGCAGGACCCGATGATCATCGAGCTTTCCAGAGGGGAAAAGTTCCCCGCTACACGAAATAAAAATCGCGTATGGACGCAAAAGTAA
- a CDS encoding DUF309 domain-containing protein, with the protein MYPQPYLDYLIQFHVERDYFECHEILEEYWKSAPPHERQPVWVGLIQISVALYHQRRGNQAGAIKMLTSAISLVKKHHLDIQKLGLDSDSLASLLEERLTEMQNGQPYRSMSLPMSDALKQAYQEACTMQNHPEHRDSDMQDAYLLNKHTLRDRSEVMAERQHQLQKREARRNNESN; encoded by the coding sequence ATGTATCCGCAACCGTATCTGGATTATTTGATCCAGTTTCATGTAGAACGCGATTATTTTGAGTGTCATGAGATTCTCGAGGAGTATTGGAAAAGCGCTCCTCCCCATGAGCGACAGCCTGTGTGGGTTGGTTTGATTCAAATCTCCGTCGCTCTTTATCATCAGAGACGCGGGAATCAGGCAGGTGCAATCAAGATGCTCACGAGCGCCATTTCCCTTGTCAAAAAGCATCATCTAGACATCCAAAAGCTTGGGTTGGATAGTGATAGTCTGGCGAGCCTGCTTGAAGAGCGTCTGACAGAAATGCAAAATGGTCAGCCCTATCGAAGCATGTCTCTGCCCATGTCCGATGCTTTGAAACAGGCATATCAAGAGGCTTGTACGATGCAAAATCACCCTGAGCATAGGGATAGCGATATGCAAGACGCCTACTTGCTGAATAAGCATACCTTGAGGGATCGCAGCGAAGTTATGGCAGAACGCCAGCACCAGCTACAAAAGCGCGAAGCACGTCGGAACAACGAGTCAAACTAA
- a CDS encoding RNA 2'-phosphotransferase, translated as MMLAIHKETRLRKRLLSILRQNSEAFQLYYDTYGYTPVEPLLEYLHTLKGCAYITRQDLHQVVEFDPERSIEWDGGSLIRVTYGFLPSIAKSRLMEIVPPDVLYYGTHRKLLKQVLTGGLLPIASEYVQLADRPEHIGEPTDTLRLVTVNAKEAHEAGICFYRVGEHYCLSDAVPSSYLQLCAD; from the coding sequence ATGATGCTGGCGATACATAAGGAAACGAGACTTCGCAAGCGATTGCTTAGCATACTTCGGCAAAACAGTGAAGCATTTCAACTCTACTATGACACGTATGGGTATACCCCGGTTGAGCCGTTGCTGGAATATCTTCATACACTGAAAGGGTGCGCATACATAACCAGGCAAGATCTTCATCAAGTCGTGGAATTCGATCCGGAGCGGAGTATCGAATGGGACGGAGGATCACTCATTCGAGTTACCTACGGCTTTTTGCCCTCGATTGCAAAAAGCAGGCTCATGGAGATCGTGCCACCTGATGTTCTCTATTACGGGACACATCGAAAGTTATTGAAACAAGTACTCACTGGCGGCCTGTTACCGATCGCCAGTGAGTATGTGCAGCTTGCGGATAGACCGGAGCATATAGGAGAGCCGACAGACACATTGCGCCTCGTCACTGTGAATGCAAAGGAAGCCCATGAAGCCGGCATTTGCTTTTACCGAGTGGGTGAGCACTATTGCTTGAGCGACGCTGTCCCATCCAGTTATTTACAGCTGTGCGCAGATTAG
- a CDS encoding CPBP family intramembrane glutamic endopeptidase, whose protein sequence is MARKRTLLLLIVYGFAATLTIFYGLVEKHSVIITFFSFHVLVCICIPVIHGWWEGDLRKQWQSAWGSFEWQGTLYGLALGVLMLTGVLAGLWLLLQEPGRPEAVRAGMEAWGIKRRWIWVFSVYLIFINSLLEELFWRGFVLQRFRASLSRFLSIFLSGFFYSLYHLIISTLLFGLRNGLFITSLVFGVGLIWGWLKEMFPSIYPNWISHLLADLGLALAVVLWIY, encoded by the coding sequence ATGGCGCGAAAACGAACGTTGCTACTGTTGATTGTGTATGGGTTTGCTGCGACACTCACGATCTTTTACGGACTGGTGGAAAAGCATAGTGTCATTATCACGTTTTTTTCTTTTCATGTGCTCGTATGCATCTGTATTCCCGTCATTCACGGATGGTGGGAAGGAGATTTGCGCAAGCAATGGCAGTCCGCGTGGGGAAGTTTTGAATGGCAGGGTACTTTATACGGACTGGCACTTGGCGTTCTGATGTTGACAGGAGTGCTTGCTGGACTTTGGTTGCTCTTGCAGGAACCGGGAAGACCTGAAGCTGTTCGAGCAGGCATGGAAGCATGGGGGATTAAGCGCCGCTGGATTTGGGTTTTTTCCGTCTATCTTATTTTCATTAACTCGCTGCTGGAAGAATTGTTCTGGCGAGGCTTCGTATTGCAGCGGTTTCGTGCATCCTTATCCCGCTTCCTATCCATTTTTCTTTCTGGCTTTTTTTATTCTTTGTATCACCTGATTATCTCTACGCTCCTATTTGGTTTGCGAAACGGCTTGTTCATAACGTCGTTGGTTTTTGGTGTAGGGCTGATATGGGGATGGCTGAAAGAAATGTTTCCTTCGATTTATCCAAACTGGATTAGTCATTTACTCGCGGATTTGGGTCTCGCACTAGCTGTGGTTCTTTGGATTTATTGA